In Quercus robur chromosome 10, dhQueRobu3.1, whole genome shotgun sequence, a genomic segment contains:
- the LOC126702635 gene encoding mitochondrial import inner membrane translocase subunit PAM16 like 2, translating into MAGRVIINLIVVGSGMLAKAFVQAYRQALANASKTGVAQETLNNTVRKASKAMTEQEARQILGVSDQTAWEEILKKYDALFERNAKNGSFYLQSKVHRAKECLEAFYRDKGQGNPS; encoded by the exons ATG GCTGGAAGGGTTATTATTAACTTGATTGTGGTGGGCTCTGGCATGTTAGCAAAGGCTTTTGTTCAGGCATACCGTCAAGCACTTGCAA ACGCCTCAAAAACTGGTGTTGCCCAAGAAACATTAAACAACACAGTCCGCAAAGCAAGCAAAGCGATGACAGAGCAAGAAGCTAGGCAGATTCTTGGGGTCTCTGATCAAACTGCTTGGGAGGAGATTTTGAAG AAATATGATGCTTTGTTTGAGAGGAATGCGAAGAATGGGAGCTTTTATCTTCAGTCGAAGGTTCACAGAGCCAAGGAATGTTTAGAGGCTTTCTATAGAGACAAAGGTCAGGGTAACCCTAGTTGA